One genomic segment of Drosophila willistoni isolate 14030-0811.24 chromosome 2R unlocalized genomic scaffold, UCI_dwil_1.1 Seg200, whole genome shotgun sequence includes these proteins:
- the LOC6641514 gene encoding tyrosine-protein kinase Btk29A isoform X2, with translation MIPCVSLAETSVIGNMKERVKEMKVFGCRLNFWNHIGHSLTSSKTKEGNGSSPAQNSTRSISPNNSTTNSQFSLQHNSSGSLGGGGGGGGGGSLGLGVGNGSGGGGGGGSCTPTSLQPQSSLTTFKQSPTLLNGNGNLLDANMPGGIPTPGTPNSKAKDNSHFVKLVVALYPFKAIEGGDLSLEKNAEYEVIDDTQEHWWKVKDAVGNVGYIPSNYVKPKALLGLERYEWYVGDMSRQRAESLLKQGDKEGCFVVRKSSTKGLYTLSLHTKVPQSHVKHYHIKQNARCEYYLSEKHCCETIPDLINYHRHNSGGLACRLKSSPCDRPVPPTAGLSHDKWEIHPMELMLMEELGSGQFGVVRRGKWRGSIDTAVKMMKEGTMSEDDFIEEAKVMTKLQHPNLVQLYGVCSKHRPIYIVTEYMKHGSLLNYLRRHEKTLIGNMGLLLDMCIQVSKGMTYLERHNYIHRDLAARNCLVGSENVVKVADFGLARYVLDDQYTSSGGTKFPIKWAPPEVLNYTRFSSKSDVWAYGVLMWEIFTCGKMPYGRLKNTEVVERVQRGIILEKPKSCAKEIYDVMKLCWSHGPEERPAFRVLMDQLALVAQTLTD, from the exons ATGATTCCCTGTGTGAGTTTGGCCGAAACGAGCGTTATTGGCAACATGAAGGAACGCGTTAAGGAAATGAAAGTTTTTGGCTGTCGCCTTAACTTTTGGAATCACATTGGTCACAGTCTGACCAGTTCGAAAACCAAAGAag gcAACGGCAGTTCTCCAGCCCAGAATTCAACGCGCAGCATCAGTCCCAACAATTCAACAACAAACAGTCAATTCAGTTTGCAACACAACAGTTCAGGGAGCTTAGGCGGCGGCGGAGGGGGAGGAGGCGGCGGCAGTCTTGGCCTGGGCGTAGGcaacggcagcggcggcggtggAGGAGGTGGCAGTTGTACGCCCACATCACTACAGCCACAG TCCTCGCTGACAACTTTCAAACAATCTCCCACTTTACTCAACGGCAACGGAAATCTATTGGATGCCAATATGCCTGGTGGAATTCCCACACCTGGTACCCCCAATTCCAAAGCCAAG GACAATTCACATTTTGTCAAATTGGTGGTCGCCCTTTACCCATTCAAAGCCATCGAGGGCGGCGACTTGTCACTAGAAAAG AATGCCGAATACGAGGTCATTGATGATACACAAGAGCATTGGTGGAAGGTCAAAGATGCGGTTGGCAATGTTGGCTATATACCCAGCAACTATGTTAAACCCAAGGCCCTGTTGGGTCTCGAACGCTATGA ATGGTATGTGGGCGACATGTCACGACAGCGGGCCGAATCTCTATTGAAACAAGGCGACAAGGAGGGCTGCTTTGTGGTGCGCAAGTCATCAACCAAGGGTCTCTATACATTATCGCTGCATACCAAAGT TCCCCAATCGCATGTGAAGCATTATCACATCAAACAGAATGCCCGTTGCGAGTATTATTTGAGCGAGAAGCATTGCTGCGAAACTATACCCGATCTGATTAACTATCATCGCCACAATTCGGGTGGCCTTGCCTGCCGCTTAAAGTCATCGCCCTGCGATCGTCCAGTGCCACCAACAGCCGGTTTATCTCATGATAAATGGGAAATTCATCCCATGGAACTGATGCTAATGGAAGAGCTGGGCTCGGGTCAATTTGGTGTAGTCCGTCGTGGCAAATGGCGCGGCTCCATTGACACAGCTGTCAAGATGATGAAAGAGGGCACTATGTCCGAGGATGATTTCATTGAGGAGGCCAAGGTGATGACCAAACTACAGCATCCGAATCTAGTGCAATTGTATGGTGTGTGCTCCAAGCATCGACCCATTTACATTGTCACCGAATACATGAAGCATGGATCGCTATTGAACTATTTGCGTCGACACGAGAAGACGCTAATTGGCAATATGGGACTACTGCTCGATATGTGTATACAGGTTAGCAAGGGTATGACCTATCTGGAGCGTCACAATTATATACATCGCGATCTGGCGGCTCGCAATTGTCTTGTGGGCTCTGAGAATGTTGTTAAAGTGGCTGACTTTGGCTTGGCACGCTATGTCTTGGACGATCAGTACACTAGCTCCGGCGGCACCAAGTTTCCCATCAAATGGGCACCACCGGAAGTGCTCAACTATACGCGCTTCTCATCGAAAAGTGATGTCTGGGCTTATG GCGTACTCATGTGGGAGATCTTCACCTGTGGCAAGATGCCCTATGGCCGCCTAAAGAACACTGAGGTCGTTGAGCGTGTCCAGCGTGGCATTATATTAGAGAAACCAAAGTCGTGTGCCAAGGAGATTTATGAT gtCATGAAGTTGTGCTGGTCACATGGACCCGAAGAGCGTCCCGCTTTTCGTGTACTAATGGATCAGCTGGCTCTAGTGGCCCAGACACTGACCGACTAA
- the LOC6641514 gene encoding tyrosine-protein kinase Btk29A isoform X3: MMLLSALKLGNGSSPAQNSTRSISPNNSTTNSQFSLQHNSSGSLGGGGGGGGGGSLGLGVGNGSGGGGGGGSCTPTSLQPQSSLTTFKQSPTLLNGNGNLLDANMPGGIPTPGTPNSKAKDNSHFVKLVVALYPFKAIEGGDLSLEKNAEYEVIDDTQEHWWKVKDAVGNVGYIPSNYVKPKALLGLERYEWYVGDMSRQRAESLLKQGDKEGCFVVRKSSTKGLYTLSLHTKVPQSHVKHYHIKQNARCEYYLSEKHCCETIPDLINYHRHNSGGLACRLKSSPCDRPVPPTAGLSHDKWEIHPMELMLMEELGSGQFGVVRRGKWRGSIDTAVKMMKEGTMSEDDFIEEAKVMTKLQHPNLVQLYGVCSKHRPIYIVTEYMKHGSLLNYLRRHEKTLIGNMGLLLDMCIQVSKGMTYLERHNYIHRDLAARNCLVGSENVVKVADFGLARYVLDDQYTSSGGTKFPIKWAPPEVLNYTRFSSKSDVWAYGVLMWEIFTCGKMPYGRLKNTEVVERVQRGIILEKPKSCAKEIYDVMKLCWSHGPEERPAFRVLMDQLALVAQTLTD; encoded by the exons ATGATGCTTCTATCGGCATTGAAGCTGG gcAACGGCAGTTCTCCAGCCCAGAATTCAACGCGCAGCATCAGTCCCAACAATTCAACAACAAACAGTCAATTCAGTTTGCAACACAACAGTTCAGGGAGCTTAGGCGGCGGCGGAGGGGGAGGAGGCGGCGGCAGTCTTGGCCTGGGCGTAGGcaacggcagcggcggcggtggAGGAGGTGGCAGTTGTACGCCCACATCACTACAGCCACAG TCCTCGCTGACAACTTTCAAACAATCTCCCACTTTACTCAACGGCAACGGAAATCTATTGGATGCCAATATGCCTGGTGGAATTCCCACACCTGGTACCCCCAATTCCAAAGCCAAG GACAATTCACATTTTGTCAAATTGGTGGTCGCCCTTTACCCATTCAAAGCCATCGAGGGCGGCGACTTGTCACTAGAAAAG AATGCCGAATACGAGGTCATTGATGATACACAAGAGCATTGGTGGAAGGTCAAAGATGCGGTTGGCAATGTTGGCTATATACCCAGCAACTATGTTAAACCCAAGGCCCTGTTGGGTCTCGAACGCTATGA ATGGTATGTGGGCGACATGTCACGACAGCGGGCCGAATCTCTATTGAAACAAGGCGACAAGGAGGGCTGCTTTGTGGTGCGCAAGTCATCAACCAAGGGTCTCTATACATTATCGCTGCATACCAAAGT TCCCCAATCGCATGTGAAGCATTATCACATCAAACAGAATGCCCGTTGCGAGTATTATTTGAGCGAGAAGCATTGCTGCGAAACTATACCCGATCTGATTAACTATCATCGCCACAATTCGGGTGGCCTTGCCTGCCGCTTAAAGTCATCGCCCTGCGATCGTCCAGTGCCACCAACAGCCGGTTTATCTCATGATAAATGGGAAATTCATCCCATGGAACTGATGCTAATGGAAGAGCTGGGCTCGGGTCAATTTGGTGTAGTCCGTCGTGGCAAATGGCGCGGCTCCATTGACACAGCTGTCAAGATGATGAAAGAGGGCACTATGTCCGAGGATGATTTCATTGAGGAGGCCAAGGTGATGACCAAACTACAGCATCCGAATCTAGTGCAATTGTATGGTGTGTGCTCCAAGCATCGACCCATTTACATTGTCACCGAATACATGAAGCATGGATCGCTATTGAACTATTTGCGTCGACACGAGAAGACGCTAATTGGCAATATGGGACTACTGCTCGATATGTGTATACAGGTTAGCAAGGGTATGACCTATCTGGAGCGTCACAATTATATACATCGCGATCTGGCGGCTCGCAATTGTCTTGTGGGCTCTGAGAATGTTGTTAAAGTGGCTGACTTTGGCTTGGCACGCTATGTCTTGGACGATCAGTACACTAGCTCCGGCGGCACCAAGTTTCCCATCAAATGGGCACCACCGGAAGTGCTCAACTATACGCGCTTCTCATCGAAAAGTGATGTCTGGGCTTATG GCGTACTCATGTGGGAGATCTTCACCTGTGGCAAGATGCCCTATGGCCGCCTAAAGAACACTGAGGTCGTTGAGCGTGTCCAGCGTGGCATTATATTAGAGAAACCAAAGTCGTGTGCCAAGGAGATTTATGAT gtCATGAAGTTGTGCTGGTCACATGGACCCGAAGAGCGTCCCGCTTTTCGTGTACTAATGGATCAGCTGGCTCTAGTGGCCCAGACACTGACCGACTAA